The following are encoded in a window of Oryzias melastigma strain HK-1 unplaced genomic scaffold, ASM292280v2 sc00320, whole genome shotgun sequence genomic DNA:
- the LOC118598312 gene encoding nebulette-like, which produces MERQAEMEDVKVEERSAAEEAESSGDTTETSLTSVRSEVEDEGEKESREEKMEDDEAETENGEEEHSDEETKAKKLMEVWKSEASADAKPPLPDPAFNRRCSLIVSDIRYKEDFEKMKGQSLFVPGAELIHSKNISAVISESKYKEEGKKEAAISLYSILPETPETQHAREASELQSEIKYKGNTKTEISSSLYSLLPETTETQFVKELTEMLSENKYKEEGKREMSSSLYSQLPETSEMQLAKTVHEFQSEKKYTEDGRRKASISLYSQLPDTPELQHALEVSQLQSQVNYRPKLMRKGTPSSLYSQLPDTTEIQFAREMTELHSESKYKEGGRRSLSQSFYSQLPETAETQFAKAVAELQSEMRYKESGRKGVNSSFYSVLPETIETARAKEVSELCSELKYKEDGKKEMNISLYSLLPETMETQHAKEVSGLQSEVKYKEGLKQKIQHSLYHQLPETTETQLAKQLSELQSETKYKEAGKKETSSCLFSLLPATLETQHAKETSELLSEVKYRESGKKDMSNSIYSTMSDTPETSFAKEMRDVLSQTKYKEKGMKTLCQTLYSQLPETAETQFAKNVAELQSQTKYNKGKENLSSSLYSTLPETLDTLHAKEAAQLQSQLNDRAALKKDLSSSLFHQLPETLETAYAKEVSELLSEVKYKEDGKKEMSINLYSLLPETIDSQHAKEVSDLQSEVKYKEGLKQKIQHSLYHQLPETTETQLAKQLSELQSETKYKEAGKKEVRTSLYSLLPQTMETQRAKEASELLSEIKYKESGKKELSSSLYHTLPDTLETAFAREVTDMLSEVKKSSESRPGVGNLRLRSRMRLFKHSLAGSVALFQKCL; this is translated from the exons ATGGAGAGACAAGCAGAGATGGAAG ATGTGAAGGTAGAAGAACGTTCTGCTGCAGAGGAAGCAGAGTCCAGTGGAGACACGACAGAGACATCCCTCACATCTGTCAGGTCAGAGGTGGAGGATGAAGGCGAGAAGGAAAGCAGAGAGGAGAAGATGGAGGACGatgaagcagaaacagaaaatggaGAAGAGGAACACTCTGATGAGGAGACTAAAGCAAAGAAACTGATGGAAGTCTGGAAGTCAGAG gcCTCTGCAGATGCAAAGCCTCCTCTACCAGACCCAGCCTTTAACAGGAGATGCAGCCTTATCGTCAGCGAT ATCAGATATAAAGAAGACTTTGAGAAGATGAAGGGTCAGAGTCTCTTTGTTCCTGGAGCTGAACTCATCCATTCAAAGAACATCAGCGCTGTGATATCTGAG TCGAAGTATAAGGAGGAGGGAAAGAAGGAGGCGGCGATCTCTCTGTACTCCATCCTCCCTGAAACTCCAGAGACTCAACACGCCAGAGAGgcttcagagctgcagagcGAG attaaaTACAAGGgaaacacaaagacagaaatTTCCTCCTCGCTTTATTCTCTGCTGCCAGAAACCACGGAGACGCAGTTCGTCAAAGAGCTGACGGAGATGCTGAGCGAG AACAAGTACAAGGAGGAAGGAAAGAGGGAGATGAGCAGCAGTTTGTACTCTCAGCTCCCTGAAACCTCGGAGATGCAGCTGGCGAAGACCGTCCACGAGTTTCAGAGCGAG AAAAAGTACACAgaagacggcaggagaaaggCTTCCATCTCCCTTTACTCCCAACTTCCAGACACTCCAGAACTGCAGCATGCTCTGGAGGTGTCACAGCTGCAGAGCCAG GTGAATTATCGGCCAAAGCTCATGCGTAAAGGAACCCCCTCCTCTCTTTACTCTCAGCTGCCTGACACCACAGAGATTCAGTTTGCCAGAGAGATGACTGAGCTGCACAGCGAG AGTAAGTACAAGGAGGGTGGCAGACGGAGCCTCTCGCAGAGTTTCTACTCTCAGCTGCCAGAGACTGCAGAGACCCAGTTTGCTAAAGCTGTTGCTGAGCTGCAGAGCGAG atgCGGTACAAAGAATCGGGGAGGAAAGGCGTGAACTCCAGTTTCTACTCCGTTCTCCCTGAAACAATAGAAACCGCTCGAGCCAAGGAAGTGTCTGAGCTGTGCAGTGAG TTGAAGTACAAAGAGGACGGTAAGAAGGAGATGAACATCAGCCTGTACTCTTTGCTGCCTGAAACCATGGAGACTCAGCACGCTAAAGAGGTGTCAGGCCTGCAGAGTGAG GTGAAGTATAAAGAGGGTCTGAAGCAGAAGATTCAACACAGTTTGTACCATCAGCTTCCAGAGACCACAGAGACTCAGCTGGCCAAGCAGCTGTCGGAGCTGCAGAGCGAG ACCAAGTATAAGGAAGCAGGAAAGAAGGAGACCAGCAGCTGCCTGTTCTCTCTGCTGCCCGCAACCCTGGAGACTCAGCACGCCAAGGAGACGTCGGAGCTGCTAAGCGAG GTGAAGTACAGGGAGAGTGGGAAGAAGGACATGTCCAACAGCATCTACTCTACGATGTCTGACACCCCAGAAACCAGCTTTGCCAAGGAGATGAGGGACGTGCTGAGCCAG ACTAAATACAAAGAGAAGGGGATGAAGACTCTCTGTCAGACTCTTTACAGCCAGCTGCCAGAAACCGCTGAGACGCAGTTCGCCAAAAACGTCGCTGAGCTGCAGAGCCAG ACAAAGTACAATAAAGGAAAGGAGAACTTGTCGAGCTCTCTGTACTCCACCCTTCCAGAGACTCTGGACACGCTGCACGCCAAAGAGGCCGCTCAGCTGCAGAGTCAG CTGAATGACAGAGCGGCGCTGAAGAAAGACCTCTCTTCGAGTCTGTTCCATCAGCTGCCAGAGACTTTGGAGACAGCCTATGCTAAAGAGGTCTCTGAGCTGCTCAGTGAG GTGAAGTACAAAGAGGACGGTAAGAAGGAGATGAGCATCAACCTGTACTCCTTACTGCCTGAGACCATTGACTCTCAACACGCTAAAGAGGTGTCAGACCTGCAGAGCGAg GTGAAGTATAAAGAAGGTCTGAAGCAGAAGATTCAACACAGTTTGTACCATCAGCTTCCAGAGACCACAGAGACTCAGCTGGCCAAGCAGCTGTCGGAGCTGCAGAGCGAG aCTAAATACAAGGAGGCCGGCAAGAAGGAGGTGAGGACGAGTCTGTACTCGCTGCTGCCTCAAACCATGGAGACGCAGCGAGCCAAGGAAGCTTCAGAGCTGCTCAGTGAG ATCAAGTATAAGGAAAGTGGGAAGAAGGAGCTGTCCAGCTCCCTGTACCACACGCTTCCGGACACTTTAGAAACCGCGTTTGCCAGAGAGGTGACGGACATGCTGAGCGAGGTAAAGAAAAGCTCTGAGTCTagaccgggggtcggcaacctgcggctccggagccgcatgcggctcttcaagcactcccttgctggctcagtggcgctttttcaaaaatgtttgtaa